A single window of Macrobrachium nipponense isolate FS-2020 chromosome 31, ASM1510439v2, whole genome shotgun sequence DNA harbors:
- the LOC135206565 gene encoding pupal cuticle protein 20-like — translation MKFVILAALVTLAVAVPQQGYGAPAPRSSVRDDSFEDVAILRDERVHEDDGRYNFDVEAENGIRASESGSPDGPEGTIVSAGEYSYTAPDGTDVW, via the exons ATGAAGTTC GTCATCCTCGCTGCCCTCGTTACCCTGGCCGTTGCCGTCCCTCAGCAAGGCTACGGAGCCCCTGCCCCTCGTTCCTCTGTGAGGGACGACTCCTTCGAGGATGTGGCCATTTTGAGGGACGAAAGAGTCCACGAAGACGACGGGAGGTACAACTTCGACGTCGAGGCAGAAAACGGGATCCGAGCATCCGAATCAGGTTCTCCTGATGGCCCCGAAGGTACCATTGTCAGCGCCGGAGAATATTC ATACACTGCTCCTGACGGCACTGACGTGTGGTGA